TTTCATTGTGTAATCCCATGCAAATTAGAACTCTAACCTTATTTTTAACAAGCTCGTAAAGTTGAGAGTAGTCATTGCCTTTGTCTTTTCCGCCTGCAATCCAAACTACAGGAGTTGTCATGCTGTCCAGCGCATACCATGCGGCATCAACGTTAGTTGCCTTAGAATCGTTTACATATAAAACTCCTTTAACGGTAAGAACTTTTTCCAGACGGTGCTCAACTCCCTGGAAAGACATTAAAGACTCTCTAATCACTTTATTATCAATCTCTACAACCTTTGCTGCAATTGCGGCAGCCATCTGATTATACAGATTGTGTTTGCCCGGCAACGCAAGTTCTTTCATATACATTGAGTACTCATCATCCTCATATCTTACATAAAGTTTGTCCTCATCTATGAACGCACCTTGCTCAACTGTCTTCTTCTGAGTGAAAGGCAACTTCTTTGCTGTCAAGACAATCTTGTCAAGTTCTTTTGCAGTAATAGGGTCATCTGCGCAAAATACAAAGCACTCTTTTTTTGTAAGGTTCTGAGTGATTCTGAATTTTGCGTTAATATAATTCTGCATTTTAAATTCATATCTGTCCAGATGATCCGGAGTAATATTCATTAAAATTGCAATATCAGCTTTAAAGCGATACATCCCGTCCAGCTGAAAACTGCTAAGTTCAATTACGTAATAATCAAACTTTTCCGTGGCTACCTGATAAGCGTAGCTTTTACCTATATTGCCTGCAAGTCCGACATTAAGTCCTGCATTTTTAAGCATATAATAGATTAAGGAAGTTGTAGTTGTTTTGCCGTTGCTTCCGGTAATGCAAATTTTCTTTGCGGTATCATAGCGTCCTGCAAATTCAATCTCTGAGATAATAGGGATTCTTTTCTCTTTTATCAACATTACAAGAGGGTTATCCTCAGGAATACCGGGGCTCTTAACTACCTCATCAGCATTAAGTATGGCCGACTGCGTGTGACCGCACTCTTCATAAGGAATATCAAATTTTTCCAAAGTCTTTTTGAAGTCGGGCTTAATTTGTCCGCTATCGGTCAGAAAAACATCCAGCCCTTTAACCTTAGCAAGAACAGCGGAACCCACTCCGCTTTCTCCTCCTCCAAGTATTACAAGTCTTTGTTTTGCCATATTAATTTTTTTTTAGTCTCGACGGTGTATATAATATAACTTATTGTCTATCTTATCTTTAATGTGATAATGGAAACAGCGCAAAGCAATATTGCGACAATCCAAAACCTTACTGTAATTTTAGCCTCTGGATAAATCTGTCGCGGATGCTGAAAAATTGCATCGGGATTTGCCTTCTGGTAATGGTGATGCAAAGGGCTCATTCTGAACAATCTTACACCTGTTCCATATTTTCTTTTTGTGTATTTGAAGTATGCAGTTTGCATAATAACGCTCAAACTTTCTACAAAGAAGATTCCGCAGAAAATAGGAATCAGAAGCTCTTTTCTGATGAGCAATGAGGCAACTCCAATAATTCCTCCAATTGCCAAAGAGCCGGTGTCTCCCATAAATACCTGTGCAGGATATGCGTTAAACCACAAGAATCCAATAAGCGCCCCCACAAAGCCTGCCATGAAAATCACTACTTCTCCTGCATTTGGTATATACATTATGCTCAGATAGTTAGAATATATGGCATTACCGGATACGTATGCCAAAATTCCAAGTGTAGTTCCGACTATTGCAGAAATTCCGGTGGCGAGCCCATCCATTCCGTCTGTTAAATTTGTTCCGTTAGAAACGGCCGTGATGATGAAAATCACAATAATGATGTAGACAATATTTGTCATTACATCTTTAACGTGTCCCTGTCCCGGAGCAAGCCATGAATATTTAAATTCATTATGTTTTACAAACGGAATTGTTGTTGTTGTGCTCTTTACATCTTTGTAGTAAAGCACATTTTGTTCTCCCGCCTCTTGTACGACAACAGCCTTTGCACCAGGAGTGTCGGCCGTTACATGCTGTCTTATAATTACTTGGTCGCTAAAGCATAATACAATTCCAACTATTAGTCCCAAAGAGATCTGTCCGTAGATTTTGTATTTGCCCTTTAAGCCTTGTTTATCTTTTTTAAATACTTTAATGGAGTCATCCAGGAAACCAATAAGGCCAAGCCATACTGTAGTCAGAATCATAAGAATGACATAGACGTTTTTCAAATCTCCAAACAGAAGTGTCGGGATTAAAATGGATAGAAGAATAATGCTTCCTCCCATTGTAGGTGTTCCTTTTTTCTCCAGCTGTCCTTCTAGTCCAAGGTCTCTAATGGTTTCTCCTATTTGTTTCTTCTGTAAGCGGCGTATGATTGCAGGACCAATCCAAAGTGCAACTATCAGTGATGTCATAGTTGCCACCAGCGCCCTGAAGGAGATAAACCTTACAAGGTTAACGCCCGGGAAATCAAATCCTTGCGACTGAAGCCATTGAAACAAATGATATATCATAATCTATATTTTTTCTAAAAATATCACGGATGTGTCCGTCCTTTAACTTAAATTTTCTCTCTCTTTAAAAGCTTTTTGCACAGTTTCTCTATCGTCCATGTGATGCTTAACTCCGCAGATAATTTGGTAATCTTCATGACCTTTGCCCGCAACGAGAATCAAAGACTCAGGTTTTGCCGTAAGGATTGCGCTGCGTATTGCCTCTAATCTGTCGGGAATAAAATTGGCTTTTGCTTTTGCCTCATCATTCATACCCGCTTTAATGTCTTGTATGATTGCCATTGGATCCTCGCTGCGCGGATTATCGCTGGTTACGTAAATCTTTGTAGCATAGGTCCCTGCAATTGCTCCCATCTCCGGTCTCTTAGTCTTGTCACGGTCTCCGCCACACCCGAATACGCAAACCAAATCTCCTTTAGGTTTTAGCGCCTGCAATGTTTTTAGCACATTTTCCAATGCATCGGGAGTGTGCGCGTAATCAACGGCGGCAATCACATTGTCCTTTCCTTTAAAATATTCCAAACGTCCTGCAACGGAGTGAAGCGTACTCATAATTTTAATTACCTCATCATGAGGAGCGCCCAGCAACATTGCCGTTCCGTAAACGGCGGTAAGATTTTCTGCGTTATAAACGCCGATGAAATTGCACCAAACGTCTGTGCCGTTAATGTTAAGCTGCATCCCCTCTATGCTCTGCTCCAAAATTCTTGTTTTGAAGTCCGCTACATTTCCACATGAGTATGTATATGTCTGAGCTTTAGTATTCTGTACCATGTACTCGCCATTGCGGTCATCTATATTTGTAAGGGCAAATGCATCTGCGGGAAGTGTGTCAAAAAATTTCTTTTTGCAGTTGCGATAGTTCTCAAAAGTTTTGTGATAATCCAGATGGTCATGAGTAATGTTTGTAAAGATGCCCCCGCGATATTTTAACTCTGCAATTCTTCCCTGGTCTATTGCGTGGGAGCTTACTTCCATGAAGCAATATTGACACCCTTTTGCAACCATTTGATCCATAAGCGCATTCAGCTGAATAGGACCTGGTGTTGTATTGATTGTTGGGAATTTTTCCTGTCCTATGTAGTTAGCAATTGTGGAAATTAATCCGCACTTATAACCAAGAGTTGTGAACATGTTGTATAAAAGGGTGGCAATGGAAGTTTTTCCGTTAGTTCCTGTAACTCCCACCAGCTTAAGGGCATGAGAAGGATTGTCATAATAATTTGCTGCAATTTTTGCCTCCGCTTCTCTTCCGTTTTCTACAACTATGTATGTAAGTTCATCTCTCTTTCCGGCTTTTACAGCAATTTCCTCATCCTCCGGAATATTTTCACATACAACGTATTGCGCACCCGCTTCAATGGCCTTGCCAATGAATCTGTGTCCGTCTGCATCCGCGCCCTTAACGGCTATGAACATGCAACCTCTTTTGCACTCTCTGGAATCTGCCGTAATTCTGCCAACCTTTGCGGCGTTTGCAACGCTGCATGCGGCAGTGCCCTGAGAAAGTTCCTCTGTTCCAAGGAATTCTCTTATTACCTTAACACCGTTTAATAAATCACCTAGTTTCATTGTTGGTTAATTGTAAATTAATAATTGTGTTTTTAGGAGCATGGCTTCCGGCATTAGGACTCTGCGCCACTATTCTTCCGCTGCCGGAGAATTTTACTTTGTATCCCTGATTTTCCAAAACAAAAACTGCATCCTTAAGTCCCATCCCCGTAACATCTACCAAGGAGTCTTTATAAATAGGGAAGCTTACAGGGAATATGGATGATGTATCTGATTGGAAATCAACCCATTTATGCCCTTCCAGCTTGCCAATCAGCATGCTCCTGTTTGCTATCGGCAAATATTCTACTGCAACTTTGCTTGCTGAAGCTCTGCCCTTGGCAATGCTTGGGCGTCTTCCGCTTTTGGCAATAAATTTTCCATCCATCACTGGATTCCATTCCGGCGAGTTGGCGTATATGAAATCTGCAATCTCCTTAAATACAGGACCTGCCTGAGATGCGCCGTAAAAGTTTCCCGGAGTATCTCCGGAATACAAGATTACAATGGCAGTATAGATTGGATTTTCTGATGGGAAAAATCCGCAGAAAGTTGCCTGGTATCTTCTCATTCCATTTTTCTCATAACCTTGTTTTCCTCCGTAAGCCCTTCTGGCTGTGCCGGTTTTGCCGCTAATAGAATAATTCGGATTATTTAGGCTGCGGCCGGTTCCTTCCGTGACAACTCCTCTTAGGGCAATCTTTGCCGTGCGGGCAGTCTCTTTAGAACAGATGGAGCCGCTTATTTCCTGAGGCTTAAACTGTTTTACAATCTCTCCGTCTTTCTCGTAATCTTCTATGAAATACGGCTTCATCATCCTCCCGTCATTTGCAACTGCGTTGTAAAAAGTTAAAGTGTGTAGCGGAGTGATTAACATTCCGTATCCAAATCCCATGGAAGCCAATGTGGAAGCTGACCACATGGCATCATCGGGAGAATAAATTGTAGCCGGCGCTTCTCCTTGAATATCAAGGTGAAACCTCTCTCCCAATTTCATATTTTGAATTCTGTCCACAAACTTTTTAGGATTATTCTGGTAAAACTGTACTGCAAGTTTTGCAAAGCAAACATTGGAGGAGTGCTCAAAAGCCTTCAGCACGTTAATCATTCCAAGACCGCCGTGGCTATCTGAGAAAACATGACCTCCATAACTAAAGTGCCCGTTGCCTGCATCAACCGGAGTTTCAAGGGTAACATATCCATCCTCCAAAAGGGAGACTAATGTTACAAGTTTCAAAACAGAACCCGGCTCGCTCGCCTCTCCAATTGCGTAGTTGTATGATTCATCAAATCCGCCCTTGCCGTCATTCTTCATATTTGCAACCGCTCTAATTGCACCTGTTTTTGTCTCCATGACAATTGCAGTTGCTCCGTCAACATTTCCTCCCTTTTCAAGCTGGTTCCTCAGAGCATTTTCCACAGCTTCCTGAATATCTACGTTAATTGTTGTTCTAATATTATAACCGTCTTGAGGAGGAATATTTTGGTTTGTGTTAACCGGAATCCACTCTCCTCCAAGCATTCTTTGAACAATCTGATGTCCCGGCGTACCCTTCAAATAATAATCCCATGTTCCTTCTATTCCAACTCCAACTCCCTCTGTATTAATGAATCCTATTGTTCTGTAAGCCAGTCTCCCATAAGGATTGTTCCTCTTATATTTTTCTTCAACTATAATTCCGCCCCTGTTTGCTCCCTTATTGAAAAGAGGGAATTTTTTGATTTGGCTCAGCTCTGAATAATCCACAAGTCTGTTTCCCAAAGCCAGATATCTTTTCCCTTTTCTCCTTCCGTCAAGTATGTATGCCTTATATTGCCCTGCTGTTCTATCACCGTAGAACTCAGCAAGATTCTTGCTCAGTCCGTCTATATATTTTTTTAAAGTGTCGGGGCTTGCAACGGTGCAGTCAATTCTGATTTTGTAATAGGGGACACTTGTTGCAAGCGGCCTTCCGTCCTCTGCAAGGATATCTCCTCTTACAGCATCTATAACTTCATCTCTATATGAAATATCCGTGTCTTTCACATCCGTTGGGTTAATAAACTGGAGATAAACAATTCTTCCTATTACACAAAGGGCTACCAAAATAAATAGCTGATATAGTGAAGCTATCCTTTTGAATATTAAATCATTTCTCTCCATTATCTTTTCTCTCCCCCTCTATATTACTCGCTTTTAATTCTATACGCCGGTTTGTCCGGGCTCTTAAGTGTTGAGCCTCCGTCCAGCAATCTTTGCTCTATCTCTCCTCTTTTGCTCT
The window above is part of the Bacteroidales bacterium genome. Proteins encoded here:
- the murD gene encoding UDP-N-acetylmuramoyl-L-alanine--D-glutamate ligase; translation: MAKQRLVILGGGESGVGSAVLAKVKGLDVFLTDSGQIKPDFKKTLEKFDIPYEECGHTQSAILNADEVVKSPGIPEDNPLVMLIKEKRIPIISEIEFAGRYDTAKKICITGSNGKTTTTSLIYYMLKNAGLNVGLAGNIGKSYAYQVATEKFDYYVIELSSFQLDGMYRFKADIAILMNITPDHLDRYEFKMQNYINAKFRITQNLTKKECFVFCADDPITAKELDKIVLTAKKLPFTQKKTVEQGAFIDEDKLYVRYEDDEYSMYMKELALPGKHNLYNQMAAAIAAKVVEIDNKVIRESLMSFQGVEHRLEKVLTVKGVLYVNDSKATNVDAAWYALDSMTTPVVWIAGGKDKGNDYSQLYELVKNKVRVLICMGLHNEKLHQCFADKVDKIIDVTSAKDAVAVAYKYAKPGDTVLLSPCCASFDLFKNYEDRGEQFKNAVKEL
- the mraY gene encoding phospho-N-acetylmuramoyl-pentapeptide-transferase, whose protein sequence is MIYHLFQWLQSQGFDFPGVNLVRFISFRALVATMTSLIVALWIGPAIIRRLQKKQIGETIRDLGLEGQLEKKGTPTMGGSIILLSILIPTLLFGDLKNVYVILMILTTVWLGLIGFLDDSIKVFKKDKQGLKGKYKIYGQISLGLIVGIVLCFSDQVIIRQHVTADTPGAKAVVVQEAGEQNVLYYKDVKSTTTTIPFVKHNEFKYSWLAPGQGHVKDVMTNIVYIIIVIFIITAVSNGTNLTDGMDGLATGISAIVGTTLGILAYVSGNAIYSNYLSIMYIPNAGEVVIFMAGFVGALIGFLWFNAYPAQVFMGDTGSLAIGGIIGVASLLIRKELLIPIFCGIFFVESLSVIMQTAYFKYTKRKYGTGVRLFRMSPLHHHYQKANPDAIFQHPRQIYPEAKITVRFWIVAILLCAVSIITLKIR
- a CDS encoding UDP-N-acetylmuramoyl-L-alanyl-D-glutamate--2,6-diaminopimelate ligase, yielding MKLGDLLNGVKVIREFLGTEELSQGTAACSVANAAKVGRITADSRECKRGCMFIAVKGADADGHRFIGKAIEAGAQYVVCENIPEDEEIAVKAGKRDELTYIVVENGREAEAKIAANYYDNPSHALKLVGVTGTNGKTSIATLLYNMFTTLGYKCGLISTIANYIGQEKFPTINTTPGPIQLNALMDQMVAKGCQYCFMEVSSHAIDQGRIAELKYRGGIFTNITHDHLDYHKTFENYRNCKKKFFDTLPADAFALTNIDDRNGEYMVQNTKAQTYTYSCGNVADFKTRILEQSIEGMQLNINGTDVWCNFIGVYNAENLTAVYGTAMLLGAPHDEVIKIMSTLHSVAGRLEYFKGKDNVIAAVDYAHTPDALENVLKTLQALKPKGDLVCVFGCGGDRDKTKRPEMGAIAGTYATKIYVTSDNPRSEDPMAIIQDIKAGMNDEAKAKANFIPDRLEAIRSAILTAKPESLILVAGKGHEDYQIICGVKHHMDDRETVQKAFKERENLS
- a CDS encoding transpeptidase family protein, with the protein product MERNDLIFKRIASLYQLFILVALCVIGRIVYLQFINPTDVKDTDISYRDEVIDAVRGDILAEDGRPLATSVPYYKIRIDCTVASPDTLKKYIDGLSKNLAEFYGDRTAGQYKAYILDGRRKGKRYLALGNRLVDYSELSQIKKFPLFNKGANRGGIIVEEKYKRNNPYGRLAYRTIGFINTEGVGVGIEGTWDYYLKGTPGHQIVQRMLGGEWIPVNTNQNIPPQDGYNIRTTINVDIQEAVENALRNQLEKGGNVDGATAIVMETKTGAIRAVANMKNDGKGGFDESYNYAIGEASEPGSVLKLVTLVSLLEDGYVTLETPVDAGNGHFSYGGHVFSDSHGGLGMINVLKAFEHSSNVCFAKLAVQFYQNNPKKFVDRIQNMKLGERFHLDIQGEAPATIYSPDDAMWSASTLASMGFGYGMLITPLHTLTFYNAVANDGRMMKPYFIEDYEKDGEIVKQFKPQEISGSICSKETARTAKIALRGVVTEGTGRSLNNPNYSISGKTGTARRAYGGKQGYEKNGMRRYQATFCGFFPSENPIYTAIVILYSGDTPGNFYGASQAGPVFKEIADFIYANSPEWNPVMDGKFIAKSGRRPSIAKGRASASKVAVEYLPIANRSMLIGKLEGHKWVDFQSDTSSIFPVSFPIYKDSLVDVTGMGLKDAVFVLENQGYKVKFSGSGRIVAQSPNAGSHAPKNTIINLQLTNNETR